A window from Bdellovibrionales bacterium encodes these proteins:
- the fliM gene encoding flagellar motor switch protein FliM: protein MNQVLSQSEVDALLAAVSDGEVTTADTPKTESSGSVKATEGKNVVNYDLTSQDRIIRGRLPQLEVIYEKFMRAFRVSLSSTLRKIASITLTSTEFLKFGEFINTLPMPTCMSVLRFGSLRGSALMVIESKLAYALVDSFFGGADRPYTKIDGKEFTQIELSIVKKVVELAINDLENAWASVEKIDCSFVRTEVNPQFVGIVPPTDVVIASTFDVELENATGTISVVVPYATIEPIKQKLQSGFQVESDQTDKKLWTAIIKEQLLETNCEVKVNLGQTEILLQDLMHMKVGDVIPLDQDATGEIDIQIENVKKFKGYYGIHHGTVAVQVTRQIEK from the coding sequence ATGAATCAGGTCCTGTCACAAAGTGAAGTAGATGCGCTCCTAGCCGCCGTCTCAGATGGTGAGGTGACGACCGCGGATACGCCGAAAACGGAGAGCTCCGGTTCGGTTAAAGCGACAGAAGGTAAGAACGTCGTTAACTACGATTTAACGAGCCAAGACCGTATTATCCGCGGTCGCTTACCGCAACTCGAAGTTATCTACGAGAAATTCATGCGTGCATTCCGCGTCTCGTTGTCATCAACGTTGCGTAAGATTGCATCGATCACCCTGACAAGCACTGAGTTTTTAAAATTCGGTGAGTTTATCAATACCTTACCGATGCCAACGTGTATGTCGGTTTTGCGTTTTGGTTCTCTTCGTGGTTCGGCTTTGATGGTGATCGAAAGTAAGCTGGCTTATGCTTTGGTAGATAGCTTCTTCGGTGGTGCTGACCGTCCTTATACAAAGATCGACGGTAAGGAATTTACGCAGATCGAACTTTCGATCGTTAAAAAGGTCGTGGAACTTGCGATCAATGATTTGGAAAATGCTTGGGCATCGGTTGAAAAGATCGATTGTTCTTTCGTACGAACTGAGGTCAATCCTCAGTTCGTCGGTATCGTTCCACCGACAGACGTTGTTATCGCTTCGACATTCGACGTGGAATTGGAAAATGCGACGGGAACTATTTCAGTGGTTGTGCCTTACGCAACCATCGAGCCTATCAAACAAAAACTTCAATCCGGCTTCCAAGTTGAATCTGATCAAACAGATAAAAAGCTTTGGACGGCGATCATCAAAGAGCAGTTGTTAGAGACAAACTGCGAAGTGAAAGTAAACCTCGGTCAAACTGAGATTCTTTTACAAGATCTGATGCACATGAAAGTCGGCGACGTGATTCCTCTCGATCAGGATGCGACCGGCGAAATCGATATTCAAATTGAAAATGTTAAAAAGTTTAAAGGTTACTACGGAATTCATCACGGAACGGTGGCAGTACAAGTCACACGTCAAATAGAGAAATAG
- a CDS encoding flagellar basal body-associated FliL family protein, translated as MLNNLLRSVCLFIKEDEVAEEKAAAAAAEPAAAPSGGGKNNIILIALAVINMLVVAGVGFMLYKGKQKEAAEPKIEQVIKGEKEAQEHEKENSEEKKFVGQIIPLEKFIINLAGSKGRKLASVSIELEVKGPAVQEEIDKRKAQVRDIIIIILSSKTYEEVSTREGKDNLRNEIKDTINSFLVKGKISNVFFTEFIYN; from the coding sequence TTGCTTAATAACTTACTGAGATCGGTGTGTCTATTCATCAAGGAGGATGAAGTGGCAGAGGAAAAAGCGGCGGCAGCGGCAGCAGAACCAGCAGCGGCGCCATCTGGTGGCGGGAAAAACAATATCATTCTGATTGCTCTGGCAGTTATCAACATGTTGGTGGTCGCCGGCGTGGGCTTCATGCTGTATAAAGGCAAACAAAAAGAAGCTGCAGAACCAAAAATTGAGCAAGTGATCAAGGGCGAAAAAGAAGCCCAAGAACACGAAAAGGAAAACTCCGAAGAAAAGAAATTCGTCGGTCAAATCATTCCTTTAGAGAAGTTCATCATCAATCTCGCGGGCTCTAAAGGCCGTAAGCTTGCCAGCGTGAGCATCGAACTTGAAGTGAAAGGCCCAGCCGTTCAGGAAGAGATCGACAAGCGCAAGGCTCAAGTGCGCGATATCATTATTATCATTCTCTCTAGCAAGACCTACGAGGAAGTTTCAACTCGAGAGGGTAAAGACAATCTCAGAAATGAAATCAAGGACACTATTAATTCTTTCTTAGTAAAAGGAAAGATTTCAAACGTGTTCTTTACTGAATTTATCTATAACTAG
- a CDS encoding GNAT family N-acetyltransferase, with amino-acid sequence MLLRTAIDFSHDFNTLEFMDLIIRRARKEDASKIISAHRRSIREVCSRDYSPEQIAVWSGRDFQEARWHQTMDLDIVWVIADSVENIFGFGHLQIKGDCAELMGLYFVPEAIGRGFGKQMIGLMLKECESKAVQSVSLTGTKTAKKFYEAVGFQQVGSMKEVPIGGQPIEVFDMKMQLN; translated from the coding sequence TTGTTACTTAGAACGGCCATTGACTTTTCTCATGACTTTAATACGCTTGAGTTTATGGATTTGATTATTCGTCGCGCACGAAAAGAGGACGCGTCTAAAATCATTAGTGCTCACCGAAGATCGATTCGCGAAGTCTGTTCGCGAGACTACTCGCCTGAGCAAATTGCAGTCTGGTCCGGACGTGACTTTCAGGAAGCTCGTTGGCATCAAACAATGGATCTTGATATTGTTTGGGTTATTGCCGATTCGGTAGAAAATATTTTTGGCTTTGGGCATCTGCAAATTAAAGGTGATTGTGCTGAGCTTATGGGATTATATTTTGTTCCCGAAGCAATTGGTCGAGGGTTCGGAAAGCAGATGATTGGGCTCATGCTTAAAGAGTGCGAATCAAAAGCAGTGCAATCGGTTTCTCTGACGGGAACAAAGACCGCAAAGAAATTCTATGAAGCTGTTGGATTTCAGCAAGTAGGTTCCATGAAGGAAGTCCCAATTGGCGGTCAGCCGATTGAGGTTTTTGATATGAAAATGCAGTTGAACTAA
- a CDS encoding flagellar biosynthetic protein FliO, translated as MRLLLVTSLLMVSLAVSAKETAKSAAAPAATEVAVTETAKAESAPVAVGAATENKDAVVENKKESEIPLNLNSPKKASEEGSPIFRLILIVSMMGVLGTGAYIYMRKYSKTSFAAGKNNEIKVLTQHYLGPKKSLAIIRVAGESILIGVTDQNINMIKSLALLDDEVPEEIHSGNFADTFANVPATKYTPSVKTAPDATVETEDEEEFSIRGVKDVVSKKLKGMRSFQ; from the coding sequence ATGCGCTTGTTACTAGTTACATCTTTATTAATGGTAAGTTTGGCAGTTTCTGCAAAAGAAACGGCGAAGTCTGCGGCTGCTCCAGCAGCGACGGAAGTAGCTGTGACTGAGACGGCGAAAGCTGAATCGGCTCCGGTAGCAGTTGGTGCCGCGACTGAGAATAAAGATGCTGTTGTTGAGAACAAGAAAGAATCAGAAATTCCTTTGAATCTGAATTCCCCCAAGAAAGCTTCAGAGGAAGGTTCTCCTATCTTCAGATTGATTCTGATCGTTTCGATGATGGGTGTCCTTGGTACAGGCGCTTACATTTACATGCGCAAATACTCTAAAACGAGTTTTGCCGCCGGTAAGAATAACGAAATCAAAGTTTTGACTCAGCACTATTTGGGTCCAAAGAAATCTTTGGCAATCATTCGCGTTGCGGGTGAAAGCATCCTGATCGGTGTAACAGATCAAAACATCAATATGATTAAGTCTTTGGCTTTGTTGGATGACGAAGTTCCAGAAGAAATTCATAGCGGTAACTTCGCAGATACTTTCGCGAACGTGCCTGCTACGAAATACACTCCGTCAGTTAAGACGGCTCCCGATGCGACGGTGGAAACTGAAGACGAAGAAGAGTTTTCGATCCGCGGAGTAAAAGACGTCGTTTCTAAGAAGTTGAAAGGCATGAGGTCTTTCCAGTGA
- the fliN gene encoding flagellar motor switch protein FliN: protein MNDLENLADQLAEEAAAMNDALAGKGGGDAGGGGGGAGGMSGGGAGPKDKNLQLILDIPLRVTVELGRTKMPVSELLNLTQGSVIELAKLAGEPMEVYVNEKLIARGEAVVVNEKFGVRLTDIISPTERIEQLK from the coding sequence ATGAACGATTTAGAGAATCTAGCGGATCAGCTCGCAGAAGAAGCAGCCGCGATGAACGACGCGCTCGCTGGTAAAGGCGGGGGCGACGCAGGCGGCGGAGGCGGTGGTGCTGGCGGCATGAGCGGCGGCGGCGCCGGACCGAAAGATAAAAACTTGCAATTGATTTTGGACATTCCACTTCGTGTGACTGTGGAATTGGGCCGTACAAAAATGCCGGTGAGCGAGTTGTTGAATCTCACTCAAGGTAGCGTGATCGAGCTTGCGAAATTGGCAGGTGAGCCGATGGAAGTCTACGTCAACGAAAAACTCATCGCCCGCGGTGAAGCCGTTGTGGTCAATGAAAAATTCGGTGTGCGTCTGACAGATATCATTAGCCCGACCGAACGTATTGAGCAGTTGAAATAA